The nucleotide window TAAAATTGTTTGTATAATTCAATTACAGGAGAGTCATTACTTGGAGTTCCGTTATTTTCTTTTGAATTATTTTCATTTAGGCATTTTTTTAAGAGAAAATTTCGAGCTAGAAGCATTATGGAATCGATCTTTTCTGCCTGCGTCAGTTCCTCAAATGGTTTTGAAATCTCTTTTTTCTCTTCATTATCGCTAGATTTATCATCCTCAGATTTTTTCGTCTTTCTTAAATGATAAAACGACAAACTATGTAACGTTGATAAAAACATTTCGAGATTCGTTGAAAAGGTTTTATCAGAAACGTCTATATTTAATTCTTTATTCAGCCACTCTTTTTGTTCTTTAAAATCATCTAAGTTGTAAAACTCTTTTGCCAATGGAGCCATTACAGGAATTCCTATTTGCTTTACCTCCAAGATGGGGGTATCAGGAGTTTCTTCGGGACCAACTTTTTTTTCTTCTCTAACCTCATAAGAAGAGCAGCCGCTACCTAATAAAAATGAAAGATTTTTATTATCAAGAACTTTCAAAAAGGAATCCTGAATCTTCTTCTTCCCAGTTTGATCTGATTTCTGACCATTTCCCTTTTCTGATTCCAATATATTATCGTTACCCTTATAAAAAAATATTGCCATGGCTAAAAATTATTGTTTAATGTGAACCACGCCGATTCATAATTGTTTACTACAACTTTCTATAGAGGTATTTTATGACATATTTTCAAAATGGCTCACTACCCCATAAGCAGATGCTAGACTAAAATACTTCGTTTTTTTGAAATGAAAAAAGATGCTTGGTCTTATAATATCTCTCTCAATTAGTTTTACCGGATAAAGTTCAACGTTTTAACACACCAACAGGGTATATATACAAACCAACATAAAGGTACCCCCAACCGATACAGAAACGATACAGCAACGATATACGAAGGATACAGCCAGGATACAGAAACGATACAGAAACGATACAGAAACGATACAGCCGGGATACAGAAAGGATACAGAAAACCTGCGTTTAGGGATCATAAGAGATCACAAGGGATCACAAGAGATCACAAGGGATCAGAAGGGATCAGGAAGGATCATAAGAGATCACAAGGGGTCAGAAGGGATCACAAGGGATCAAAAAAACAAAACGGCGCTTTAATAGCCCAATTTTATACCAGCAAACATTCATCTATTCATTTTTTAAAAATTAAAGTTATGGGAAGAGTGACTAATTCTATTTTAAGCGGCACATCTGGCCGCACGGGGCGCGTTGTTATTGCCAATGTGCACGGTGTGGAGGTAAGCCGCGCCAGGCCCACAGCGCGCAGCAGCTCCACCGGGCCGCAAAACGCCCACCGGGAGCTGTTTCGTTTTGCAGTAGCCTTTTTAGGTTTGTATAAACCCTTTGCCCGCCTGTTTTTTGGCAAGCGTAAAGGGCTGGTAACGCCCTATAACCAGGCACAGGCCAATGTGCTGGAAAACACCGGGTACAACGGCAGTGATATTGTTATTAACTACAACCAGGTGATGATCTCTAAAGGGCCCCTGCTGGATATGGTTCCGGGCAACATCAGCGCCGGGGCCGCACAGGCTATTACAGTTACCTGGAGCAATAATGCGCCGCCGGCCAGCGATAATGAAAACGATTGGTGCACCCTTTTTGTGTACCTGCCCGCGCGCATGAACGGACAGCTTTTTGCCGGCGTGGCGGCGCGCCGCACCGGCACCGCCACCATCAACATGCTGCCCTTATACGCCGGCGAAGAAGCGCATGTGTGGGCTGCCTTTACGGATGAAACCGGCACTGTGGCCTGTAACTCGAAATACATGGGCTCTGTTACATTAACCTGATCGTTTAAAAAAACGACCAATGCCGGGGGCACCACGTAGCTCCCGGCATTTTGCTGTACGCCAATGCGGGTATTAACAACAAACCATTACAAAGGATACAATTCAAATTCGCTTTAAGCTGTACGCAATCGTCTCCAAAGGAGTCCTTCGGACATTCCTATACCAGTGAAGCTGTCGGCGAATCTCCTCTGTTAGGGAGACCCCCGTCCGAACGGATGTTCATCCGGGCGGGTTTCGACTCCACTACCTTCCGCTGTTAATGACAAGTGATCTAAAGTGTTAAAAACGAATGTCGTCCTGAGCATGACGAAGGACATCAATATCCTACGCTCAAGGCTTCGTCGAGCTCTCCAAAGGAGTCCATTGGACAGCCTGACAACGCTCTTGTCATTCTAAAGAACCTGCTTTTGCCGGCCGGCAGGCTTAACCTATGGTTATTTGTGCCTTAAGGCGACGGTTCTTTTTGGCATTTCATTATAATTTAAAGTTTGTATATTCATAGTAAGATTTCCGTTTGCTGATCTATGACCGGCTAATCATGATGAACCAAACGGAAACAAGGTGCGCGTGCTGACTATTGGATCAACATGCTTTCGCCATCGTACCCTGGTCTTCGTCATCCCGATAGCTATCGGGACAGACTGACAATACTATTGACACAGGCTCTTTTTATAACCTTTTCAAAACATCCAACATGGCAACCAAAGTAAATCTGTCTGTACACCAATTAGAGCATCTTCAAAAAAAATACGAAGCATCTGACGCATTTGAGCTGGTGAACAATAAGGCAATGATGCGTATGCTGCATATTTCTAAAAGCACGCTTTACCGGCTACGTACCGAAATGAATATACCCTATATTAGAGTGGGCCGGCAAATATTTTATATACGGGGCATGGTAATACGGCAGCTGCTGGCACAACATGAGGGGCTGCCGCTGATGGACCGGAACAATAAGAGGACCGCGGGCGAACAGCATTGAACAGCTATTAAGGGATGTAAATTTTAAATTGTGTTTAAGCGTGCTACCCCCCTACCTACGCATCAATTGCGTTTGTTTTATCATTTATATCCTTAATGGTATTGTCCAGCTCGTGGGCTACATTTAAAATATGCTGTAAAGCCTCTGCGTTGCTGATGTCAGCAATATCTTCAAAATTGAAAAGGCTAACAAGTCCCATGATTGCAGCCACATGGTTACGCACTTTGTGCGACTGGATCCAGGCTATTTCCCGCAGACGCTCATTCTGTTTTTCTATTTTTAATAAATACTTTTTTATTTCTGTTATATCACGGCTAAAACAGCTTACTCCAATAATATCATCGTTATCACCATGAACAGGGTTAAATCTTGTTTCGCTAATTTTAGGCACACTATTTAATTCATATTCTTCAATAATATCAAAAGCTTCTCCTTTTAAAGCACGCTTATAATACTGTTCCCAGTTATCTACCTTACCTGTCCTGGCCAACTTGTTCAATACACTCTCTCCTATACGCTGGTACACTCCGGTGAACTGTTGTTTCGTATATATATAAGAGCGATTGGCCGCAGTAAGCAGCAGCCCGCTATCCACCGACCAAATTAAATCATCTGTATTATCAATTAATGCCCTGAGCCTGCGTTCATTTTCTTCTATCTTTTCTCTCAGTAACCGTTCTTCTGTACGGTCGGAAAAGTATATGGCAAGACCATGCCGGGTAGGATAAACAGAAATTGAAAACCATTTTTGGGAAACAAGGGGATGCCATTCGGATTGAACCAATGCCCGGTTCTCCATCGCCTGCAACAGATCTTCATAAAAACCGGATTGTTGTAAGTGCGGAAACACTTTCCAAATGTTTTGGCCGATAGAATATGATCTTTCGATAGAGAACATTTTTTCAAATGCCTTGTTGATGTAGGTAAAATGCCAATTCCTGTCGATAGCGCAAAAGCCATCTGTAATGCTTTCCAGAATATTTTCAAGCTCTTCAGACTTGGCTAGTAGCTCGCTTTGATACCGTACCATATCTGTAATGTCGATAGTTAACCCGCTTAGGGTATCGGGGATGTGGCCGTTACCCTTCTTCAGCACCGCATTTCCCTTCAAATGCTTAACGGAGCCGTCTTTGTGAAATATCCTGAACTGTGATTCGGTTTTGCCCTCAGTAAGCGCCTGCCGAATGGACGCTTCAAATTTATCTTTGTCTTCAATGAGAATTGAATTGAGAAATATGCTGGGGTCGGCCATCATTTCAGCCGGCGTATACCCGTAAACTTTATAACAGGCCGGATTGGTGTACAACAATTGGAAATTATCAGTTCTTGTTTGCCAAACAACTTCATTCATATTAGTAAGCAGGTCATCGAGCCGCTCCTTTTGATTATTAACTGTCCGCAATAGTTGCTCGTTCTGCTCGGCAGCAAGAACCTTATCATTAACATCGATGGCTGTAACCAAAGCTATATCTCTTTGCCTGTAGTTTAAATCGCAGGCCAGAACGTCGACATAAAATACCTCACCCGATTTCTTCCTGTGCCGCCAGGTTCTCAGGCCAAGCTTGTTCTGAATATTTGAAACGAGTTGGGGTATATCTTCCTCAGGCCGTATGTCTTTTACCGTCATGCCTTCAAATTCAGTAGCGGTATAGCCATACGTATTAATGGCGGCCTGGTTAACGTAAAGAAATTTATAGGTTCGGCGGTCGTATATCCACATAGGAAGCGGGCTTTGAAAAACTACTTGCTCCATATCGAGTACTTCCGTAAGTCGCTTATCCTCGTTAATATGCAGCCCGTACATTTTCCCCAGCTGCTTTAAAAGTACTTTGGCCGGCCGTGATGCCAGCTCCTGTAGCTGCAAACAATGCCATCCGTTAGCTTCAAAGACGTCGTGTTTTATTGCATCAGACAAAATGATCAGCTGAAAATGTGAAGCCCGCATTGAGCGAATCGCGTTACAATCCATCTCAGTCATAACGCAAATAATAGTAAAGGCCCGCTCCCCGCTTTCTGCTACCCGGTTGTCTAATTTCACGCTTCTATCTATAAAATCCGGATTAAATCCTGCCTCCAGTAAGGCTTCGTAAACATGCGTAAAAGCCTGGTCTTCCTGCCCAACAATCAATATCCTGTCATTCATACAGATGAGGGTTTATATATCTGAAAAAATCAAAGTCAATAGTAAAACTGAAATAGCCAAAAATACCTATTGCCAGTTTAACAATGGTACCAGATAGTATAAAATATTGAGGCTCTCCAAAACCCTTAGTGGAATGGGAAGTTAAAGTCTTTGAAATAGAGGTCTTTAAGTTTAAGCAGGGTCACTTAAAAATTTCTTTTAAGCCCTTGCCGATGCTTTTTACGTATGGCAAGCCATGCCCGGCGAAAGGATCCTGATGAGCCGTTTGCTATTCTTTATATGCTGCAAAACAGGCCGGACCCTGTGCCTATACCATTCCGTTAAGCAATTAGCAAAGAGAGCGGATCAGGCTGATGCGATCTGTGAGAGATCAATACCCAGCCTGGCAAATTCGCGTTCCCCCTTTTCTGTAATATAAAAATGTTTATCGGCAGGTACTTCTTTAGCAATCCATCCTTTTACTACAAACTGTTCCATCAATAATTCACCTAATTTTCCGCCGATATGGTTATAGCAGCTTTTTGCCGGTTTTTTATTTGCTGATTGTTTCATGTTTCAATTATTAGTTATACGTGCGTCATTACCACCTTCTTATATAAATGTAGTCAATTCATGTTATAAAAAAAGTGACCAGGACGTTGAAGAAGGAAATTGAAAGGGCAACAGGGCCCAAACGGGAAATGACAAATATGCTGATACTATCATGTATACCTGCATTCAACCCGCTACAGCCCGCAAAAAATACTGGCGGACCGGAGAAATGCAACTATTTTTATTACCGGGTAACCCATAAAACCAGGAACATGGCTAAAAAAGAAAATACAATAAAGGAAATTACGATTGACAATTATTTAGACAGCCATTATATTAACCGCAGCAACTGGCTGAGAGCGGCTGTACTGGGCGCCAATGACGGTATTATTTCCATATCGAGCCTGGCGATTGGCGTGGCAGCTGCCAGCGCCGCAAGAGCGCCTATACTGCTGGCTGCCGTAGCGGGGCTTGTGGCCGGCGCCTTATCGATGGCGGCTGGTGAATATGTATCAGTAAGCTCTCAAACCGATATTGAAAAAGCAGACATTAAACGGGAAGCCAGGGAACTGGAGGAGATGCCGGAAGTGGAGCTGAATATACTGGCTCAAATATATGAACGGCGGGGCCTGCAAAAAGAAACCGCAATGCAGGTGGCCAAAGAACTGACGGAAAAAGATGCTTTGGCTGCGCATGTAAAAGATGAGCTGGGCATTAATGAAATAAGCCAGGCCAACCCTATGCAGGCAGCGCTGGCCTCGGGCGCCTCCTTTACAGTTGGAGGAGTATTGCCCTTACTGGTAACGTTATTGGCACCCGTTGCAGGTATGGCGTATTGGCTTTACGGCTTTACTGTTGTTTTTCTGATGGTGCTGGGCATACTTTCTGCAAAAACCGGCGGCTCGGGCATTACAAAAGCTATTTTAAGAATTACTATTTGGGGCACCATAGCCATGGGCTTATCTGCATTGGTGGGCTACTTATTTGGGGTAAATGTGTGATGACAAGCGAACACCCGATACGGAACAACCTGAGCCCATTGCTGTATTGAAATAATAACGGGAATGGATACCCCGGATGAAAAATAGCTACCCGTTTTACGATTCAACCCCGTAGGTTAACAAAGCCCGGCCTGATTCATCGGGCTGGGCCCGGACTAATTGAAGCGAATGCGGACGGGCTACCTTAAAGAGCGGCACGCCACTGCCCAGAATGACGGGGTGAACAATAAGCCGCAGCTCATCAAGCAGGCCTGCATTGATAAGGCTGGAAACAAGGCCTGCCCCTCCTACTACGTAAATATTCTTTCCTTCTGTATTTTTTAGTTTTTCCACTTCGGCAATATCCCGGACGATCTGCACCCCGGGCCATGAAGCCATTTGAAGCGTCGTTGATAAAACAACATGAGGTGTTGTAGCTGCAAACTGCGCGTAGGCAATCTCCCGGGCGGAAGGAGCACGATGCTGCTGCGAAGGAAGCTCGGGCATAGGCGGCATAACCTGAGGATTTTTAAATATCGCCCCCCAATAATCGCCATACTCGGGGTACATTTTTCCGCCTAAAAGAAACATATCAACGTCTTCAATTAACCGGATGGCATCTGCCCATGAATCGATCCAGTTGGTACGCTCTTCCTGGTCGGCAATAAACCCGTCCAGCGAAACCTGCATGGCTGCTATCATTTTCCTGGTAGTAGTTGTTGTTGTCATATTTACTGGTTTATATTGGCTCGTAATACTATTAACCGGTATGTAAAGCTACTACCATGTTTTATTACTTCTGATGGGCAAAATAGACTTTTTACGGGGCGGATTTGGACACATCGTTTTACAGTACATTAAAATATACCATTCGGTATATTTATATTATCTTTATGACTGATTACCTGGTTTAACTTTTAATAATGATAAGCAAAGCAGAAAAAACAAGACAGTTTATAGTGGAGCAAACCGCGCCTGTTTTTAATGAAAAAGGCTATGCGGGTACCTCGCTTGCTGATTTAACTGATGCTACGGGGCTTACGAAAGGCAGCATATACGGTAATTTTGAAAACAAAGACGAAGTAGCCCTTGCTGCATTTGATTATAATTTTAACCGTGTTACCCATTATATTAAGGAAAAAATTTTAGCAACAGAGCATTCAATAGAACGGCTTTTGGTATACCCCAAAGTATACCGCAATTTTTTAACCATCCCGTTTTTGAAACCCGGTTGCCCCATTTTAAATACCGCTACCGAAGCGGATGATACCCACCCGCAGTTGAGAGAGCGGGCGGCAAAAGCCCTCTCCTTTTGGAAAACATCAATAGAAAATCAAATAAAAAGAGGCATAAAAAGAGGCGAAATACAAGCAGGCACCAGGCCAACTGAAGTGGCTGTTATTTTAATGTCGCTTATTGAGGGTGCTATTATGCAGGCCAAAGTTACCGGCAAACCCACCGGGCTGCATATTGCTATGAATTTTTTAGCACAGTATATCAATAGTTTGAAAGTTTAATTTTTTTTAATATAAAATATACCGATCGGTATAATAAACTAATGTAATGACATCTTTTAGAAAATTGCTGGAAAGTAAAACGAGGGTTCAATACCAGGATTGCGATCCTTTCAATCATTTGAACAACTCGCGCTACATAGATTATATGATGGCCGCCCGTACCGAACAGCTGCTTGACCATTATGGATGGAACACATTTGAAATAGCTACG belongs to Niabella yanshanensis and includes:
- a CDS encoding dihydrofolate reductase family protein, with product MTTTTTTRKMIAAMQVSLDGFIADQEERTNWIDSWADAIRLIEDVDMFLLGGKMYPEYGDYWGAIFKNPQVMPPMPELPSQQHRAPSAREIAYAQFAATTPHVVLSTTLQMASWPGVQIVRDIAEVEKLKNTEGKNIYVVGGAGLVSSLINAGLLDELRLIVHPVILGSGVPLFKVARPHSLQLVRAQPDESGRALLTYGVES
- a CDS encoding VIT1/CCC1 transporter family protein, translating into MKKEIERATGPKREMTNMLILSCIPAFNPLQPAKNTGGPEKCNYFYYRVTHKTRNMAKKENTIKEITIDNYLDSHYINRSNWLRAAVLGANDGIISISSLAIGVAAASAARAPILLAAVAGLVAGALSMAAGEYVSVSSQTDIEKADIKREARELEEMPEVELNILAQIYERRGLQKETAMQVAKELTEKDALAAHVKDELGINEISQANPMQAALASGASFTVGGVLPLLVTLLAPVAGMAYWLYGFTVVFLMVLGILSAKTGGSGITKAILRITIWGTIAMGLSALVGYLFGVNV
- a CDS encoding helix-turn-helix domain-containing protein, with protein sequence MATKVNLSVHQLEHLQKKYEASDAFELVNNKAMMRMLHISKSTLYRLRTEMNIPYIRVGRQIFYIRGMVIRQLLAQHEGLPLMDRNNKRTAGEQH
- a CDS encoding PAS domain-containing protein codes for the protein MNDRILIVGQEDQAFTHVYEALLEAGFNPDFIDRSVKLDNRVAESGERAFTIICVMTEMDCNAIRSMRASHFQLIILSDAIKHDVFEANGWHCLQLQELASRPAKVLLKQLGKMYGLHINEDKRLTEVLDMEQVVFQSPLPMWIYDRRTYKFLYVNQAAINTYGYTATEFEGMTVKDIRPEEDIPQLVSNIQNKLGLRTWRHRKKSGEVFYVDVLACDLNYRQRDIALVTAIDVNDKVLAAEQNEQLLRTVNNQKERLDDLLTNMNEVVWQTRTDNFQLLYTNPACYKVYGYTPAEMMADPSIFLNSILIEDKDKFEASIRQALTEGKTESQFRIFHKDGSVKHLKGNAVLKKGNGHIPDTLSGLTIDITDMVRYQSELLAKSEELENILESITDGFCAIDRNWHFTYINKAFEKMFSIERSYSIGQNIWKVFPHLQQSGFYEDLLQAMENRALVQSEWHPLVSQKWFSISVYPTRHGLAIYFSDRTEERLLREKIEENERRLRALIDNTDDLIWSVDSGLLLTAANRSYIYTKQQFTGVYQRIGESVLNKLARTGKVDNWEQYYKRALKGEAFDIIEEYELNSVPKISETRFNPVHGDNDDIIGVSCFSRDITEIKKYLLKIEKQNERLREIAWIQSHKVRNHVAAIMGLVSLFNFEDIADISNAEALQHILNVAHELDNTIKDINDKTNAIDA
- a CDS encoding TetR/AcrR family transcriptional regulator, with amino-acid sequence MISKAEKTRQFIVEQTAPVFNEKGYAGTSLADLTDATGLTKGSIYGNFENKDEVALAAFDYNFNRVTHYIKEKILATEHSIERLLVYPKVYRNFLTIPFLKPGCPILNTATEADDTHPQLRERAAKALSFWKTSIENQIKRGIKRGEIQAGTRPTEVAVILMSLIEGAIMQAKVTGKPTGLHIAMNFLAQYINSLKV
- a CDS encoding ArsR family transcriptional regulator translates to MKQSANKKPAKSCYNHIGGKLGELLMEQFVVKGWIAKEVPADKHFYITEKGEREFARLGIDLSQIASA
- a CDS encoding DUF6266 family protein: MGRVTNSILSGTSGRTGRVVIANVHGVEVSRARPTARSSSTGPQNAHRELFRFAVAFLGLYKPFARLFFGKRKGLVTPYNQAQANVLENTGYNGSDIVINYNQVMISKGPLLDMVPGNISAGAAQAITVTWSNNAPPASDNENDWCTLFVYLPARMNGQLFAGVAARRTGTATINMLPLYAGEEAHVWAAFTDETGTVACNSKYMGSVTLT